gcggggcccgGTGCGGAGGAGGGGGCCAGGGCCcggtgcggaggaggaggggtccggTGCGTAGGAGGAGGCAGGGGCCCGGTGAGGAAGAGGGGGACGGGGCCCGGtgcggaggaggagggggccggtgaggaggagggggacggggcccggtgaggaggagggggacggggcccggtgcggaggagggggcccggtgcggaggagggggcccggtgcggaggagggggcccggtgaggaggagggggacggGGCCCGATGAGGAGGAGGGGGACGGGGCCCGGTGTGGAGGAGGGGGCCCGTTGTGGAGGAGGGggccggggcccggtgaggaggagggggccggggCCTGGAGAGGAGGGGGACGGGGCCCGGTGTGGAGGAGGGGGCCGGGGCCCGGTGCGGAGGAGGGGGCCCGGTGTGGAGGAGGGGGCCCAGTGTGGAGCCCCAATATCTGAGTCTGCAGACCCTTTCCTCTGTCCCCGGGGTCCAACATCCCCAGCTCTTATagtctgttttttctttttcaggaAAAGATAACAAAACTGAAAGTCTACATGTGGTAAATAATCTACATCCACCATCCTGAGTCAACCGCCCCGCCCTGAGTTTCCTCCCCTCCGCCCTGAGTTCTCCCATGCTCTGTCCGTCCCTCTCCGCCTCCCCCTTCCGCCCTGTCCATGCCCCTGCGCCTCCCCCCTTCCGCCCTGTCCGCCCCTCTCCGCCTCCCCTTTCCGCCCTTTCCATGCCCCTGCGCCTCCCCCCTTCCACCCTGTCCGTCCCTCTCCGCCCTGTCGTCTATCCCCCCCATTGTCCGTTCCTCTCCACTTCCCCCTTCCGCCCTGTCCGTCCCTCTCCGCCTCCCCTTTCCGCCATTTCCATGCCCCTGCACCTTCCGCCCTGTCCGTCCCTCTCCGCCTCCGCCTTCCGCCCTGTCCATGCCCCTGCACCCCCCCTTCCGCCCTGTCCGTCCCTCTCCGCCTCCCCCTTCCGCCCTGTCCATGCCCCTGCGCCTCCCCCTTCCGCCCTGTCCGTCCCTCTCCGCCTCCCCCTTCCGCCCTGTCCATGCCCCTGCGCCTCCCCCCTTCCGCCCTATCCATGCCCCTGCGCCTCCCCCCTTCCGCCCCTCTCCGCCTCCCCTTTCCGCCCTTTCCATGCCCCTGCGCCTCCCCCCTTCCACCCTGTCCGTCCCTCTCCGCCCTGTCGTCTATCCCTCCCCATTGTCCGTTCCTCTCCACTTCCCCCTTCCGCCCTGTCCGTCCCTCTCCGCCTCCCCTTTCCGCCATTTCCATGCCCCTGCGCCTCCCCCCTTCCGCCCTGTCCGTCCCTTTTCGCCTCCCCTTTCCGCCCTTTCCATGCCCCTGCGCCTCCCCCCTTCCACCCTGTCCGTCCCTCTCCGCCCTGTCGTCTATCCCCCCCCATTGTCCGTTCCTCTCCACTTCCCCCTTCCGCCCTGTCCGTCCCTCTCTGCCTCCCCCTTCCGCCCTGTCCATGCCCCTGCGCCTCCCCCCTTCCGCCCCTCTCCGCCCTGTCGTCTATCCCCCCCCATTGTCCGTTCCTCTCCACTTCCCCCTTCCGCCCTGTCCGTCCCTCTCCGCCTCCCCCTTCCGCCCTGTCCATGCCCCTGCGCCTCCCCCCTTCCGCCCTGTCCGCCCCTCTCCGCCCTGTCGTCTATCCCCCCCATTGTCCGTTCCTCTCCACTTCCCCCTTCCGCCCTGTCCGTCCCTCTCCGCCTCCCCTTTCCGCCATTTCCATGCCCCTGCACCTTCCGCCCTGTCCGTCCCTCTCCGCCTCCGCCTTCCGCCCTGTCCATGCCCCTGCCCCCCCCCTTCCGCCCTGTCCGTCCCTCTCCGCCTCCCCCTTCCGCCCTGTCCATGCCCCTGCGCCTCCCCCTTCCGCCCTGTCCGTCCCTCTCCGCCTCCCCCTTCCGCCCTGTCCATGCCCCTGCGCCTCCCCCCTTCCGCCCTATCCATGCCCCTGCGCCTCCCCCCTTCCGCCCCTCTCCGCCTCCCCTTTCCGCCCTTTCCATGCCTCTGCGCCTCCCCCCTTCCACCCTGTCCGTCCCTCTCCGCCCTGTCGTCTATCCCCCCCCCCATTGTCCGTTCCTTTCCACTTCCCCCTTCCGCCCTGTCCGTCCCTCTCCGCCTCACCTTTCCGCCATTTCCATGCCCCTGCGCCTCCCCCCTTCCGCCCTGTCCGTCCCTTTCCGCCTCCCCTTTCCGCCCTTTCCATGCCCCTGCGCCTCCCCCCTTCCACCCTGTCCGTCCCTCTCCGCCCTGTCGTCTATCCCCCCCCATTGTCCGTTCCTCTCCACTTCCCCCTTCCGCCCTGTCCGTCCCTCTCTGCCTCCCCCTTCCGCCCTGTCCATGCCCCTGCGCCTCCCCCCTTCCGCCCCTCTCCGCCCTGTCGTCTATCCCCCCCCATTGTCCGTTCCTCTCCACTTCCCCCTTCCGCCCTGTCCGTCCCTCTCCGCCTCCCCCTTCCGCCCTGTCCATGCCCCTGCGCCTCCCCCCTTCCGCCCTGTCCGCCCCTCTCCGCCCTGTCGTCTATCCCCCCCCCATTGTCCGTTCCTCTCCACTTCCCCCTTCCGCCCTGTCCATGCCCCTGCGCCTCCCCTTTCCGCCCTGTCCGCCCCTCTCCGCCCTGTCGTCTATCTCCCCCCCATTGTCTGTTCCTCAGTCCTCACACATTTTGGTCTCTTAGGAATGATGTGACCGCAGGGGACCTGCAGAGGCTGGAGATCGCCCGGAGCACGGAGGATCTGCGCAGGTAGTGAGTGGACCTACTCCCATGTGTTGTCCCCGCCTCCGACCTCCATCATCTGTCCTCTCTCCCCAGAGCTCTACGTGAATTACTGAATGTGAGCCTCCTCGGTGAGCCCCGCACCTCCGCATTGCTGGACCTTTACTACCACGTGTTGCGCTTCTGCTGGGACTGCGGGTTTAACAGAGAGCAGACGTcctgtgtcttgtctgtggtgaaggcgacgcatgcgttttgtgcaGGTGAGCCGCCGCCGTGCGCTCTCTGGCGTGTGTATAGCAGCGGGGAGGACTGGACAGTGTCAGCCATGTGCGGACCACCTCATGCTGCCTATCATTGTAGGTTCACCTCTGGGGGACGCTGCGGAGTGTTACTCTCGCCTCCAGGAGCTGCTCCTGCGTCACTCTGTACATGTAAGTCATGCTCGATGTCTGCAAAGTGGGGACGACTCCAAATCTAAcacattgcaccatcacacagaaacggtGAACCTACACGACCTGACGATCGACTGTGTTAAAATCGTTACCGACCTCTCTTCACAGGCCCCACATACCCCCCTCGCATATACACAGTATGCTGTCCCCTCATACCCCCCCTCGAATATACACAGCAAGCTGTTCCCACATACCCCCCTCGCATATACACAGCTGTCCCCACATACCCCCCTCGCATATACACAGCGAGCTGTCCCCACATACCCCCCTCGCATATACACAGCGAGCTGTCCCCACATACCCCCCACATATACACAGCGAGCTTTCCCCACATACCCCCCCACATATACACAGCGAGCTGTCCCcacatacccccccccccacatatacaCAGCGAGCTGTCCCCACATACCCCCCTtgcaagaatacagtaattaaccagagccagcatgagtTCAAAGCAAACAAGTAATGCcaaactaatctaatttccttctatgatggaatcactgactgagtggatcagagaaatgcagtagatatagtatatctcgacttcagcaaagcgttTGATAAAGTCTCATACTACCCTTATTgagaaaatgaccaagtatgggattgccaagctacagttaggtggattcataactggctcagtgattatactaaaagagtggtaataaaggattgcacatccaattggaagagtgtttcaagtggggtaccacaaggctctgtcctggccccagggtTACACGTAGGTCCACAATGCTCTGTCCTGGACCCAGGGTTACACGTGGGGTACTACAAGGCTCCATTCTGgcaccagtgttacaagtggggtactacAAGGCTCCATCCTGGCTCCAGTATTACAAGAGTGGTACcagaaggctctgtcctggccccattgTTACAagtgggaccacaaggctctgtcctggccccagtgtggttcaacatttttataaattatctagataagggaactgaaggtaaactgatcaaatttgcagatgatgtaaAGCTATGAGGGATAGCTACCACTAGAGGAGacaaagaaaggattcagaaggatctagataagcttgaacaatgggcagagactaataaaattgtatttaacagggagattctacatctgagcaagaaaaacaaaaatacatctatagaatgggaggaataggactaagcaacaggacgtgtgaaaaagacttgggtaatagatcacagactgcacatgagtcaacagtgtgatgcagcagcaaaaaaaggcaaacacagttctaggaagtaagggaagcatagagtctagatcacgtgaaataATTCTCCCCCCTctgctcctccttggtcaggcctcatctggaatactgtgtccagttctgtgctccatattttaaaaaagacattgaaaaacaggagcaagtgcagagaagagcgaccaggatggtgagcggactgcaaagtcctacgaggaacggttaaaggatctgggaatgtttaacttgcaaaaaagaaggctaagagaagacttaatagctgtctacaaatatctgaagggctgtcacagtgtagaaggatcatcattattctcatttgcacctggaaacacaagaagcagtggaatgaaactgaaagggagaagatacagattagatgttagaaaacCTTTTTGACagatagggtgatcaatgagtggaacaggcggccatgagaggttgtgagttctccttcaatggaagtgtcagggatcccaccgtgctgccaccaatttgtcacgtatCCTCTCTCAGCacgcgacttggggttgcgcctgcaagggttaatctatctcctctctgTCCAGCatccaacctctgtcctatgctgtaatgggagcataaatcacacaccgacccaggccacacacccgctcatacacgctgccaccacttaccgaatacacaggcgatgagtcccggaaatattactactactgtctgccaatcataaggctcacacagtttaaggctatAGATTCTTTAGAATATACAagtttcaacttgttaaagttttatgctttaatataaaaaggtacagtgcttaaaataaaaaaggtataaaaatatagcAATAAagagacatacaaatatgcaaaacagttgtaAAAATAAACAGAAGAAAACTTAGAGAAATAGCTAACTTTgtggtctgctttctgctccctgagggggggatgAATATGGACTAGAACACATCAGCTCGGCTGCCCTCAATCTGTGAACGACTTTGTATGCGTACAAGCCTAATTTATGGTGTTAacttggaggtcagatttctagaacagcctctcaggttaattttataattgcttgtttttgattggaccacggccactcccccaatgaatatattattttcttctGAACACTTTGTGTAAGgttctcacagatagatagtgtcaggctgtaattgacatctctcttcaaaagagacagaaggtgtgaaatgtttcccttTCCAGCAAGACCCCCTGACGAGATTGGAGACAGACTGCCTGCTAAGGATACCATATGCTGTGACCCCCTGAgagacctgcagtctcaggacagatgttcaATTGTTGCTGGTTACACACATAAACCTATACATATGTCACTgcaggaagtcttcacacagaggctggacagacatctgtctgagatggtttagtgaatcctgcgagGATACGAGGACCCCGGGGGTCCCTTCCAACTCGAACATTCTAGGATGCtgtgtccccacacacagtattatggaccCACAGCCCCTACAATTACTGACTCGCATATACTTACGTAAGCATGGATCCTGGTGTACGTAGTGATGCAGTATCATCACACCATCTGTGTTGACGTCCTGTGCATGATCCTGCTGTTTTGTAGGATGCTGGCCTAAGATAACCTATGGCCATCAGAATAGAGTGGCAGGAGAGCGGAGCTCCTTGTAGTGCAGACCTCTACTGCGTGAGCTGCTGTGCACACACCTTGACAGTTTTAATTGGCAGATGGGCGCTAGCATGTGCCCGCTTATGGGCCCTTATGCATGGGGTCCTTTGCTTTCCTAGTATTTCCGCCTTGCCCAGTTATCCCACCCCCTCCTCACATCAGCCCTGGatgtacactgatgacacgcaTGGCGATGTTTCTTGCTTGCTGTGCGCGGACTCCGCACCTGGCGGGGGGCCACATGTAATGTCTCTCTTTTTTTCGACAGCGGCCTCCATTCAGTATCGGCCTGTTCTCCCCGCAGCAGCTTCTGCACATGTCAGACTACTTTGTGAATACATATTTCCGTCATTTCAAGCTGTACAAATACGTGTTCACTCCTCAGGTGAGAAGTGCGGAGGGCAGACAGATCTGGTGCAAAGTGGAGCAGTATTCATGGGAAGCAGCAGATTCCAGCACTTTCTTCACATGCCTTTTAGACCATGAAGCAGCGACCTGATGGGTTACCCCCAAGCCTCCTTCTCTCTTTTCTGCAGCTGTGCTGATTACAGATCTTTTCTTGTAGGTCACTTTAGATCTCTCAGTCATTTACGATGGAATCTCCGAGATGGAAGATACGAGGACAAGTGACAAAGGTGTCCACCGGGGCCACTAGCTACGGAGGGTGCAGATGGGAAGGGAAGTACCGACACTGATCCTCGCCAGAGCAAAGATGGGAGGGGGAGTACCGGCACTGATCCTCGCCAGAGTAAAGATGGGAGGGGGAGTATCGGCACTGATACTCGCCAGAATAGAGATGGGAGGAGTACCGGCACTGTTCCTCGCCAGAATAGAGATGGGAGGAGTACCTGGCACTGATCCTCGCCAGAGTAGAGATGGGAGGGGGAGTTCCGACACTGATCCTCGCCAGAGTAGAGATGGGAGGGAGAGTACCGGCACTGATCCTCGCCAGAGTAGAGATGGGAGGGAGAGTATCGGCACTGAACCTCGCCAGAGAAGAGATATGGGAGGTGTGTACCGGGTACTGATCCTCACCAGATGGGAGGAGGAGTACCAGCACTGATCCTCGCCAGAGTAGAGATGGGAGGTGGAGTACCAGCACTGATCCTCACCAGAGTAGAGATGGGAGGGAGAGTATCGGCACTGAACCTCGCCAGAGAAGAGGTATGGGAGGTGTGTACCGGGTACTGATCCTCACCAGATGGGAGGAGAAGTACGGGCACTGATCCTCGCCAGAGTAGAGATGTGGGATGGGTAAAGTAAAGATGGGAGGGGGAGTATCGGCACTAATACTCGCCAGAATAGAGATGGGAGGAGTACCGGCACTGTTCCTCACCAGAATAGAGATGGGAGGAGTACCGGCACTGATCCTCGCCAGAGTAGAGATGGGAGGGGGAGTATCGGCACTGAACCTCGCCAGAGAACAGATATGGGAGGTGTGTACCGGGTACTGATCCTCACCAGATGGGAGGAGGAGTACGGACACTGATCCTCGCCAGAGTAGAGATGTGGGATGGGTGTACCGGGTACTGATCCTCACCAGATGGGAGGTGGAGTACCAGCACTGATCCTCACCAGAGTAGAGATGGGAGGGAGAGTACTGGCACTGATCCTCTCCATGGTactgagcgttggtggggtgggagagtagcaggcactgagcgttggtggggtgggagagtagcaggcactcagcgttggtggggtgggagagtagcaggcactcagcgttggtggggtgggagagtagcaggcactcagcgttggtggggtgggagagtagcaggcactgagcattggtggtggggaaggagtagcaggcactgagtgtTGGTGGGGGGGAAGTAGTAGCAGACACTGAACATTGGTGGGGGGGAAGAGTAGCAGGCACTAAGCGGTGGGGTGGgaaagtagcaggcactgagcgttggtggggtgggagagtagcaggcactgagcgttggtggggtgggagagtagcaggcgctgagcgttggtggggtgggagagtagcaggcactgcgcgttggtggggtgggagagtagcaggcactgagtgttagtggggtgggagagtagcaggcactgagcattGGTGGGGTGGGAAAGTAGGCACTGAGCGTTgttggggtgggagagtagcaggcactgagcattggtggggtgggagagtagcaggcactgagcattgggggggtgggagagtagcaggcactgagcgttgttggggtgggagagtagcaggcactgagcgttgttggggtgggagagtagcaggcactgagcgttggtgggagagtagcaggcactgagcgttggtggggtgggagagtagcaggcactgagcgttggtgggagagtagcaggcactgagcgttggtggggggaaggagtagcaggcactgagcgttggtggggtgggagagtagcaggcactgagtgtTGGTGGGGgaaggagtagcaggcactgagcgttggagggaaggagtagcaggcactgagcgttggtggggtgggagtgtagcaggcactgagcgttggagaggagtagcaggcactgagcattggtggggtgggagagtagcaggcactgagcgttgttggggtgggagagtagcaggcactgcgcgttggtggggtgggagagtagcaggcactgagcgttgttggggtgggagagtagcaggcactgagcattggtggggtgggagagtagcaggcactgagcgttgggggaaggagtagcaggcactgagcgttggtggggtgggagtgtagcaggcactgagcgttggggggaaggagtagcaggcactgagcgttggggggaaggagtagcaggcactgagcgttggtggggtgggagtgtagcaggcactgagcgttggagaggagtagcaggcactgagcgttgttggggtgggagagtagcaggcactgagcattggtggggtgggagagtagcaggcactgagcgttggggggaaggagtagcaggcactgagcgttggtggggtgggagtgtagcaggcactgagcgttggggggaaggagtagcaggcactgagcgttggagggaaggagtagcaggcactgagcgttggtggggtgggagtgtagcaggcactgagcgttggagaggagtagcaggcactgagcattggtggggtgggagagtagcaggcactgagcgttggagggaaggagtagcaggcactgagcgttggtggggtgggagTGTAGCAGACACTGAGCGTTGGAgaggagtagcaggcactgagcgttgttggggtgggagagtagcaggcactgagcattggtggggtgggagagtagcaggcaaaGAGCGTTGGGGgaaggagtagcaggcactgagcgttggtggggtgggagagtagcaggcactgagcgttggagaggagtagcaggcactgagtgttgttggggtgggagagtagcaggcactgcgcgttggtggggtgggagagtagcaggcactgagcgttggagaggagtagcaggcactgagcgttgttggggtgggagagtagcaggcactgagcattggtggggtgggagagtagcaggcactgagcgttggggggaaggagtagcaggcactgagcgttggtggggtgggagtgtagcaggcactgagcgttggggggaaggagtagcaggcactgagcgttggtggggtgggagagtagcaggcactgagcgttggagaggagtagcaggcactgagtgttggtggggtgggagagtagcaggcactgcgcgttggtggggtgggagagtagcaggcactgagcgttggagaggagtagcaggcactgagcgttgttggggtgggagagtagcaggcactgcgcgttggtggggtgggagagtagcaggcactgagcgttgttggggtgggagagtagcaggcactgagcattggtggggtgggagagtagcaggcactgagcgttggggggaagtagtagcaggcactgagcgttggtggggtgggagtgtagcaggcactgagcgttggggggaaggagtagcaggcactgagcgttggggggaaggagtagcaggcactgagcgttggtggggtgggagtgtagcaggcactgagcgttggagaggagtagcaggcactgagcgttgttggggtgggagagtagcaggcactgagcgttgggggaaggagtagcaggcactgagcgttggagggaaggagtagcaggcactgcgcgttggtggggtgggagtgtagcaggcactgagcgttggagaggagtagcaggcactgagcgttgttgGGGTGGGagtgtagcaggcactgagcgttgggggaaggagtagcaggcactgagcgttggagggaaggagtagcaggcactgagcgttggtggggtgggagtgtagcaggcactgagcgttggagaggagtagcaggcactgagcattggtggggtgggagagtagcaggcactgagcgttggagggaaggagtagcaggcactgagcgttggtggggtgggagtgtagcaggcactgagcgttggagaggagtagcaggcactgagcgttgttggggtgggagagtagcaggcactgagcattggtggggtgggagagtagcaggcaaaGAGCGTTGGGGgaaggagtagcaggcactgagcgttggtggggtgggagagtagcaggcactgagcgttggagaggagtagcaggcactgagcgttgttggggtgggagagtagcaggcactgcgcgttggtggggtgggagagtagcaggcactgagcgttggagaggagtagcaggcactgagcgttgttggggtgggagagtagcaggcactgagcattggtggggtgggagagtagcaggcactgagcgttggggggaaggagtagcaggcactgagcgttggtggggtgggagtgtagcaggcactgagcgttggggggaaggagtagcaggcactgagtgtTGGTGGGGTGggggagtagcaggcactgagcattGGTAGGGGAAGAAATAGTAGGCACTGACTGTTAGTGTGGTGTGAAAGTAGCAGGCACAgagcgttggtggggtgggagagtagcaggcactgagctttggttgggtgggagagtagcaggcactgagctttggttgggtgggagagtagcaggcactgagcgttggtggggtgggagagtagcaggcattGAGCtttggtggggtgggagagtagcaagCACTCagcgttggtggggtgggagagtagcaggcactgagcgttggtggggtgggagagtagcaggcactgagcgttggtggggtgggagagtagcaggcactgagcgttggtggggtgggagagtagcaggcactgcgCGTTGGTGGGGTGGGggtgtagcaggcactgagcgttggtggggtgggagagtagcaggcactgagcgttggtggggtgggggtgtagcaggcactgagcgttggtggggtgggagagtagcaggcactgagcgttggtgaggtgggagagtagcaggcactgagcattggtggtggggaaggagtagcaggcactgagcgttggtggggtgggagagtagcaggcactgagcgttggtggggtgggagagtagcaggcactgagcgttggtgggAAGGAGTAGtaggcactgagcgttggtggggtggaagtgtagcaggcactgagcgttggagaggagtagcaggcactgagcgttgttggggtgggagagtagcaggcactgagcattggtggggtgggagagtagcaggcactgagcattGGTAGGGGAAGAAGTAGTAGGCACTGAGTGTTAGTGTGGTGGGAAAGTAGCAGGCACAGAGCGTTGGtagggtgggagagtagcaggcactgagcgttggggtgggagagtagcaggcactgaacGTTGGttgggtgggagagtagcaggcactgcgtgttggtggggtgggagagtagcaggcactgagcgttggtggggtgggagagtagcaggcactgagcgttggggtgggagagtagcaggcactgaacGTTGAttgggtgggagagtagcaggcactgcgcgttggtggggtgggagagtagcaggcactgagcgttggtggggtgggagagtagcaggcactgagcgttggtggtggggtgggagagtagcaggcactgagcgttggtggggtgggagagtagcaggcactgagcgttggtggggtgggagagtagcaggcactgagcgttggtggggtgggagagtagcaggc
The nucleotide sequence above comes from Ranitomeya imitator isolate aRanImi1 chromosome 7, aRanImi1.pri, whole genome shotgun sequence. Encoded proteins:
- the CFAP119 gene encoding cilia- and flagella-associated protein 119 isoform X3; its protein translation is MREESGSPSPEKITKLKVYMWNDVTAGDLQRLEIARSTEDLRRALRELLNVSLLGEPRTSALLDLYYHVLRFCWDCGFNREQTSCVLSVVKATHAFCAGSPLGDAAECYSRLQELLLRHSVHVTLDLSVIYDGISEMEDTRTSDKDSADVSIL
- the CFAP119 gene encoding cilia- and flagella-associated protein 119 isoform X1 translates to MREESGSPSPEKITKLKVYMWNDVTAGDLQRLEIARSTEDLRRALRELLNVSLLGEPRTSALLDLYYHVLRFCWDCGFNREQTSCVLSVVKATHAFCAGSPLGDAAECYSRLQELLLRHSVHRPPFSIGLFSPQQLLHMSDYFVNTYFRHFKLYKYVFTPQVTLDLSVIYDGISEMEDTRTSDKDSADVSIL
- the CFAP119 gene encoding cilia- and flagella-associated protein 119 isoform X2, translated to MREESGSPSPEKITKLKVYMWNDVTAGDLQRLEIARSTEDLRRALRELLNVSLLGEPRTSALLDLYYHVLRFCWDCGFNREQTSCVLSVVKATHAFCAGSPLGDAAECYSRLQELLLRHSVHRPPFSIGLFSPQQLLHMSDYFVNTYFRHFKLYKYVFTPQVTLDLSVIYDGISEMEDTRTSDKGHRLC